Proteins found in one Candidatus Poribacteria bacterium genomic segment:
- a CDS encoding LysM peptidoglycan-binding domain-containing protein, whose protein sequence is MKMIRGTLKLALILYICAALSGVYVLSASAKITPHAGDDDTMLITIVKGDTLWDLCQKHLKDPLRWRELSKYNDFTNPHLIYPGESLRIPLAMAKDALDGAEEKLVVQHEELEKLKVELAESEAARDKLEAEIKGLNASMGELKAQIMALEASLKSQEKLMDAVSQSGDAVSASVKEALAASKAAILDQISHLDEHIAALDKMIKEHKMAEEATSAVIESIQEDVKMFLASIEANQKAINEVKMMLEDAKGVHEELSTSKRALVFLTTVAAGIGWFAINAIGGRSE, encoded by the coding sequence ATGAAAATGATAAGAGGCACACTGAAGTTGGCACTGATTCTGTACATTTGCGCAGCACTCAGTGGCGTTTACGTGTTATCTGCATCTGCGAAAATCACACCGCACGCCGGGGATGACGATACCATGCTAATCACTATCGTAAAGGGTGATACCCTCTGGGATCTCTGCCAAAAGCATCTAAAGGATCCGCTCCGGTGGCGCGAGTTGAGTAAGTACAATGATTTCACCAATCCACACCTCATCTACCCCGGCGAAAGTTTACGTATCCCTCTCGCTATGGCAAAAGATGCTCTTGATGGTGCTGAAGAAAAGCTCGTTGTGCAGCACGAGGAACTTGAAAAGTTAAAGGTGGAATTGGCCGAATCCGAAGCAGCACGGGATAAACTTGAGGCAGAAATTAAAGGTCTCAATGCGAGTATGGGTGAACTCAAGGCACAAATCATGGCTCTTGAGGCAAGTCTAAAATCACAAGAGAAGTTAATGGATGCCGTAAGCCAATCTGGTGACGCTGTCTCTGCTAGCGTTAAAGAAGCACTTGCTGCGAGCAAAGCAGCTATACTTGACCAGATTAGCCACCTTGACGAGCATATCGCAGCGTTGGATAAAATGATCAAAGAGCATAAAATGGCAGAGGAAGCAACAAGCGCAGTCATTGAATCCATCCAAGAGGACGTGAAAATGTTCTTGGCAAGCATTGAGGCTAACCAAAAGGCGATCAACGAAGTCAAGATGATGCTTGAGGATGCCAAGGGTGTACACGAGGAACTGTCCACATCCAAACGCGCTTTAGTGTTCCTGACGACTGTCGCGGCAGGTATCGGATGGTTTGCCATTAACGCCATTGGTGGACGCAGCGAATAA
- a CDS encoding CDP-alcohol phosphatidyltransferase family protein: MFEAKLKPHLEAFLSVLANKMVAIGITANMVTLFGLVINLVATFYFATGRLITGGILILFGGSFDMIDGAVARAQRDLRASGALLDSVIDRYSEGFLFLGALIYFYSLDSLLGIILAFGAWFGSILVSYVRARAEGLQVTCKVGLMQRPERIILLGAGTLLQGLLWYKFSIVQSTGMILLCTLGILTLTSHITAIHRLIFSYQELDR; the protein is encoded by the coding sequence ATGTTTGAAGCAAAATTAAAACCCCACCTTGAAGCATTCCTTTCTGTTCTCGCTAACAAAATGGTTGCAATCGGTATTACAGCGAATATGGTGACGCTCTTCGGGCTGGTCATAAACCTCGTCGCGACCTTCTATTTCGCAACAGGTCGTCTTATCACTGGTGGGATTCTGATTCTGTTTGGGGGAAGTTTTGATATGATTGATGGCGCGGTTGCCCGTGCCCAAAGAGATCTCCGGGCATCAGGAGCACTCTTGGACTCCGTTATAGATCGCTACTCAGAAGGCTTTCTTTTCCTTGGAGCCCTCATCTATTTCTACAGCTTGGATAGTTTGTTAGGGATAATTCTCGCGTTCGGTGCCTGGTTCGGTTCAATACTTGTCAGTTACGTGAGGGCAAGAGCTGAAGGACTCCAAGTGACTTGTAAGGTAGGACTCATGCAGCGTCCCGAACGTATCATCTTATTGGGTGCTGGGACCCTGCTCCAAGGGCTACTCTGGTACAAGTTTTCAATTGTTCAAAGTACAGGAATGATTCTGCTCTGCACACTCGGTATCCTTACCCTTACCTCACACATCACTGCCATTCACCGTCTGATTTTTTCGTACCAAGAGTTGGATCGCTAA
- a CDS encoding sulfite exporter TauE/SafE family protein, protein MEFNLLHTVLLFGTGICAGFINTVAAGGSLLALPMLIFLTSDPILANGTNRVAIFFQNLSAIMGFRRKGVSNFRYGILLAIPAVIGAGIGARIAIGTDAALFQFILAAVMLIMLSLTLLNRTARLKDRIESNGTSSKVIAMVVFFFIGIYGGFIQAGVGLLVITALRLLTGIDLVRTNAIKVLVIFAYTVLALGIFIMNKQVDWTLGITLAIGNATGAWVGSHWAVEKGEKWIKVVLVVTVLAFATNLALKPFDLDIVSLLGLG, encoded by the coding sequence ATGGAATTCAATCTCTTGCACACCGTTTTACTCTTTGGTACAGGTATCTGCGCAGGTTTCATAAACACAGTTGCTGCCGGCGGATCGTTGTTGGCACTCCCGATGCTTATTTTCCTCACCTCCGATCCGATATTAGCAAACGGCACAAACCGGGTCGCTATTTTTTTTCAAAACCTCAGTGCCATTATGGGGTTCCGGCGTAAGGGGGTCTCTAATTTTCGGTATGGCATCTTACTCGCTATCCCCGCAGTTATCGGTGCCGGGATAGGTGCCAGAATCGCGATTGGCACGGATGCAGCGTTGTTTCAATTCATCCTTGCAGCTGTGATGCTGATTATGCTCAGCTTAACATTGTTGAACCGGACCGCACGCCTAAAAGATAGGATTGAAAGTAACGGGACAAGCTCTAAAGTCATTGCAATGGTTGTATTCTTCTTCATCGGGATTTACGGAGGTTTCATTCAAGCAGGTGTGGGGCTACTTGTTATAACTGCTTTGCGACTTTTGACAGGTATTGATCTCGTTCGGACGAATGCGATTAAAGTTTTGGTTATCTTCGCTTACACCGTGCTTGCGCTCGGTATTTTTATCATGAACAAGCAGGTTGATTGGACTTTAGGTATAACCTTAGCAATAGGGAATGCTACCGGCGCATGGGTTGGGAGCCATTGGGCCGTCGAAAAAGGCGAAAAATGGATCAAAGTGGTTCTCGTTGTAACTGTGCTTGCCTTCGCGACAAACCTTGCGTTAAAGCCTTTTGATTTAGATATCGTATCGCTTCTCGGGCTCGGTTAG
- a CDS encoding cobalamin-independent methionine synthase II family protein yields the protein MKNTTKKPEILTTTVGSYPVPAWLLSMPTEQTLLDATRVVVDIQRQRGIDLPTDGELYRFDPNHPDTNGMIDYFIRPLSGVRAEVGRQEWHEFRQMQTMSFRAKPAGVVEDALNEGTLNLVSDCERAIDVAGKDIKFTVTSPYMLARTLLDKHYGDFDRLLTALAEVLAAQVRELDCACLQIDEANIPGNPQDAPRAAEAINIVLDAFNGEKAVHFCFGNYGGQVIQKGTWSALIDFLNTLRCDHLVLELKHRPDTDLEALKAVTDIVLGIGVIDVKVNPVETADDVAASIETAEKMLGAGRIGWVHPDCGFWMLQRSVVDRKIEALVQGRDKYLGLA from the coding sequence GTGAAAAATACAACAAAAAAACCAGAAATTTTAACCACAACTGTCGGGTCTTATCCCGTCCCAGCGTGGCTTCTGTCTATGCCAACAGAACAGACCCTCCTCGATGCGACACGAGTCGTCGTCGATATCCAGCGGCAACGCGGCATTGATTTGCCGACGGATGGCGAACTCTACCGTTTTGATCCCAACCACCCAGATACCAATGGGATGATTGACTATTTCATCCGCCCGCTCTCTGGTGTGAGAGCAGAAGTAGGACGACAGGAATGGCATGAATTTAGGCAGATGCAGACGATGTCGTTTCGGGCAAAACCCGCAGGAGTTGTTGAAGACGCGCTGAACGAAGGCACGTTAAATCTCGTTTCTGATTGTGAGCGCGCTATAGACGTTGCCGGCAAGGATATTAAATTCACGGTGACAAGTCCTTACATGCTCGCACGAACGCTGTTGGATAAACATTACGGTGACTTTGATAGATTGCTCACCGCTTTGGCGGAAGTCTTAGCGGCACAGGTGCGAGAACTGGATTGTGCCTGCCTCCAAATTGATGAGGCAAACATACCGGGGAACCCCCAAGACGCGCCCCGCGCCGCCGAGGCGATTAATATTGTCCTTGATGCGTTTAACGGGGAAAAAGCGGTTCACTTCTGCTTTGGCAACTACGGGGGTCAGGTTATTCAAAAAGGGACCTGGAGTGCTTTGATCGACTTCTTGAATACGCTCCGGTGTGATCACTTGGTTTTAGAACTGAAACACCGTCCTGATACAGATCTTGAGGCACTCAAGGCGGTCACAGATATCGTCCTCGGTATCGGTGTGATTGATGTGAAAGTCAATCCAGTTGAAACCGCCGATGATGTGGCAGCCAGCATAGAGACTGCAGAAAAGATGTTGGGCGCAGGACGTATTGGTTGGGTGCATCCGGACTGCGGCTTTTGGATGCTCCAACGTTCGGTGGTTGACCGAAAGATAGAAGCACTCGTGCAAGGCAGGGATAAATACTTAGGTCTCGCATAA
- a CDS encoding phytanoyl-CoA dioxygenase family protein, with translation MGLTNKEQQFYETNGYFLKKGLVSAEDIALIQEEIIDIHNRMAEQPTDGIGISWEVYDSDDHPPRIKQLMHSELVSPTLNRLLRSDDVLDILEVLMGENISLYHSKLLPKAGGDGTSIPWHQDYAYWKNENNKPVMINCQLAINEANLENGCIQFVPGSHNWGLQEHERKHQTFGVFLPGHYQEREDAVAVEMEPGDGVFFNALIIHGSAPNNSPNDRLMNTFAYNVTGNGETQSREVLRGKPLDA, from the coding sequence ATGGGACTTACAAATAAAGAACAGCAGTTTTATGAAACAAACGGTTATTTCTTGAAAAAAGGGCTTGTCTCTGCAGAAGACATTGCACTAATTCAGGAAGAAATCATAGATATACACAACCGTATGGCAGAACAACCTACTGATGGAATTGGAATTTCTTGGGAAGTTTATGATTCGGACGATCATCCACCGCGTATCAAACAGTTAATGCACAGCGAGTTGGTAAGCCCGACGCTCAACCGCCTGCTTCGTTCTGACGATGTGCTGGATATACTGGAAGTTTTGATGGGTGAAAACATCTCGCTCTACCACAGCAAATTGCTTCCGAAGGCAGGCGGGGACGGGACATCTATCCCGTGGCATCAGGATTACGCCTATTGGAAAAATGAGAACAACAAACCGGTCATGATTAATTGCCAATTGGCTATTAACGAGGCAAACCTTGAGAATGGGTGCATTCAGTTTGTTCCCGGCAGCCATAATTGGGGCTTGCAGGAACACGAACGGAAACATCAGACGTTTGGCGTTTTCCTACCCGGACATTATCAAGAACGGGAAGATGCAGTCGCTGTTGAAATGGAACCCGGAGACGGTGTTTTCTTTAATGCGTTGATTATCCACGGCTCGGCACCGAATAATTCACCGAATGATAGGTTGATGAACACCTTCGCTTACAATGTGACGGGAAACGGAGAAACGCAATCTCGTGAAGTTTTACGTGGGAAACCTCTTGACGCGTGA
- a CDS encoding nucleotide pyrophosphohydrolase produces the protein MEYTLENCQKLVDDWVHTFGVRYFSELTNTTILMEEVGELARIMARQYGEQSFKENEKDLDLGEEMADILFVLICLANQTGIKLEDAFKKSMEKKTRRDKERHSKNPKLLEN, from the coding sequence ATGGAGTATACACTCGAAAATTGCCAAAAACTCGTAGACGACTGGGTCCACACCTTTGGAGTCCGTTATTTTTCGGAGTTAACCAATACCACTATTCTCATGGAAGAAGTGGGGGAATTAGCCCGGATTATGGCGCGCCAATATGGGGAACAGAGTTTCAAGGAAAATGAGAAGGACTTGGACCTTGGTGAGGAAATGGCAGATATTCTTTTTGTACTTATCTGTCTTGCAAATCAAACCGGGATCAAACTTGAGGATGCATTCAAAAAGTCAATGGAGAAAAAGACGCGGCGAGATAAGGAACGGCACAGCAAAAATCCAAAACTTTTAGAAAACTGA
- a CDS encoding DUF3857 domain-containing protein, which yields MTLRKIHIFLILILLFVIGGCAIFPKSQPAPPVVDPLVERNREWREQVETGNNELQQGNLRGALTAYKAAVAIRPDSSDVQSKIAEIYFQLEEYENARNAFITFLVLEPNNITALNYAGYISEKLGDYAAAAEYYERVLGVSVDNLYALNHLGLVYKQLQRFDQALEVLQRALSLDPRCERPESENLHNYLGLIYLERGEIGEAIAEFRESTRLFPTDVWAREQLAAIYEDQQRYFEAQLQYKQLLDIAPDNLLALTRLQTLAQQNFSSTQIVDVQPVTLLHPDVEHIIANAPDANDYPDADTLVLFNHFSHDILPTGQSRYTTHQVVKILTERGIQKYGDIAIPYQPAAQNISVNIARTMTADGRVLQPPEEAFNDVTPPGLLAQNLYSDAMWKVISMVGLAPGVCVEYQVTLEDKLPGGETWITGGYNFQATEATLETSYALRIPKTWHLQWKIANAMSGTTPQKPEVSYTENDTVVYIWKYGETPALTAEEGMPHINDVVPRLRYSSIADWNNVYAWYKELAKGRYTPDTHIEEKVQQLTKNLTTEAAKIRAIYHFVAAKIRYVGIELGQSAYQPSPAIEVFQMQYGDCKDKTTLLISMLDLVGIKAYPVLISVSPYERVDTELPSLNQFNHMVAAIPTADNTYIWLDPTSSTCSYGDLPYNVQGRMGFLITDTHGEFVETPIFPSESNRLVSATDLTLNNQGTVEGTLHIQTSGQYNLNTRWAYQQIQSGALKGTLAAELSGQFPGIQIEWYDMSDLNELNEPVEIRLGFRVENYATPLENSMLLPLPIDEFGEYAEAFAKEERMYSLDFGYPTQIEKTVRIRIPDGWKAAVPEDSHHTIESAEFTRQYRQIDNILTYQLIFTLKNRILPAAAYAEAKPFFTALASEDGSHLLLNTSGYSSMSRK from the coding sequence ATGACGCTCCGTAAAATCCACATATTTTTGATTCTTATTCTCCTTTTTGTCATCGGTGGATGCGCGATTTTTCCGAAAAGTCAGCCTGCTCCACCAGTAGTCGATCCGCTGGTCGAGCGGAACCGTGAGTGGCGAGAGCAGGTTGAGACTGGTAACAACGAGTTACAACAGGGAAATCTACGAGGAGCTCTTACGGCTTACAAAGCTGCTGTTGCAATTCGTCCGGATTCCAGTGATGTACAAAGCAAAATCGCAGAGATATATTTCCAGCTTGAAGAGTACGAAAACGCACGCAATGCATTCATAACATTTTTAGTACTGGAGCCGAACAATATCACGGCTCTGAATTACGCTGGATACATCTCTGAAAAATTAGGGGACTACGCAGCAGCCGCCGAATACTATGAGCGAGTCCTTGGTGTTTCGGTGGATAACCTCTACGCCTTGAATCATCTCGGTTTAGTTTACAAGCAGCTACAACGTTTCGATCAGGCACTTGAGGTGCTCCAAAGAGCACTGTCGCTTGATCCGAGATGTGAACGCCCTGAAAGCGAAAATTTGCACAATTATTTGGGGTTAATCTACTTGGAGCGCGGTGAGATTGGGGAGGCTATTGCAGAGTTCCGAGAATCAACTCGATTATTTCCAACCGATGTTTGGGCGAGAGAACAACTCGCTGCAATCTATGAAGACCAACAGCGTTACTTTGAGGCGCAGCTTCAATACAAACAACTCTTAGACATTGCTCCAGACAATCTGCTCGCCTTGACACGGCTTCAAACACTCGCCCAACAGAATTTTAGTTCAACGCAGATTGTTGATGTCCAGCCTGTTACCCTCCTGCATCCAGACGTTGAGCATATCATCGCGAACGCGCCGGACGCAAACGATTATCCTGACGCTGATACCCTTGTTCTATTTAACCATTTCAGTCACGATATTTTGCCGACAGGCCAGTCGCGCTATACGACACATCAAGTCGTTAAAATTCTTACCGAAAGAGGCATCCAAAAATATGGGGATATTGCCATCCCTTACCAACCCGCTGCGCAAAATATAAGTGTTAACATAGCGAGAACAATGACGGCAGACGGCAGGGTGCTGCAACCGCCTGAAGAGGCATTTAATGACGTAACGCCCCCGGGGTTATTGGCACAAAACCTCTATTCCGACGCGATGTGGAAAGTGATTTCTATGGTGGGGCTTGCACCGGGAGTTTGCGTTGAATATCAGGTAACGCTTGAAGATAAACTGCCTGGCGGCGAGACATGGATTACGGGGGGATACAATTTTCAGGCAACGGAGGCAACCCTTGAAACGAGTTATGCACTTCGGATACCTAAAACGTGGCACCTTCAGTGGAAGATTGCCAACGCGATGTCAGGCACAACGCCACAAAAACCTGAAGTGTCTTACACAGAAAATGATACCGTTGTCTATATCTGGAAATATGGCGAAACACCTGCGCTGACAGCAGAAGAAGGTATGCCCCATATCAACGATGTCGTTCCACGCCTGCGTTATTCATCGATTGCAGACTGGAACAACGTTTACGCTTGGTATAAAGAGCTCGCGAAGGGGAGATACACACCGGATACTCACATTGAGGAAAAAGTCCAGCAGCTAACCAAAAATCTAACAACGGAAGCCGCGAAAATACGCGCCATCTACCATTTTGTTGCCGCAAAAATTCGTTACGTGGGTATTGAACTCGGTCAGAGTGCTTACCAACCCTCACCTGCCATCGAAGTTTTTCAGATGCAATACGGCGACTGTAAAGACAAGACAACGCTTCTGATTTCAATGCTGGATCTCGTCGGCATCAAAGCCTATCCTGTTCTGATTAGTGTCTCACCATACGAACGCGTTGATACGGAACTTCCATCACTCAATCAGTTTAATCACATGGTTGCTGCAATCCCGACAGCGGACAACACCTATATCTGGTTAGATCCCACCTCGTCAACTTGTAGTTACGGCGACCTGCCTTATAATGTACAAGGACGCATGGGATTTCTCATTACCGATACACATGGTGAGTTTGTGGAGACACCTATTTTCCCATCTGAATCCAATAGGCTTGTAAGCGCAACAGATTTGACGCTGAACAACCAAGGCACCGTGGAGGGAACACTCCATATTCAAACAAGTGGGCAATATAACCTAAACACCCGCTGGGCATACCAACAGATACAATCCGGTGCTTTGAAAGGTACTTTGGCGGCTGAACTCAGCGGGCAATTTCCGGGGATCCAGATAGAGTGGTATGACATGTCTGACCTCAACGAGCTTAACGAACCCGTAGAAATCAGACTCGGTTTTCGTGTTGAGAATTACGCAACACCTTTGGAAAACAGTATGTTATTGCCCTTACCAATTGATGAGTTCGGGGAGTATGCTGAAGCGTTTGCTAAGGAGGAACGTATGTATTCGTTGGATTTCGGTTATCCAACGCAAATTGAAAAGACGGTTCGTATCCGCATTCCAGACGGATGGAAGGCTGCCGTGCCGGAAGATAGCCATCATACTATAGAAAGTGCGGAATTCACTCGGCAGTACCGACAGATTGATAACATTCTCACTTACCAGTTAATATTTACTCTTAAGAACAGAATCCTACCAGCTGCTGCTTACGCTGAGGCGAAACCGTTTTTTACTGCGCTTGCGAGTGAGGATGGGAGCCACTTGCTGCTAAATACAAGTGGCTATAGTTCTATGTCCCGAAAATAA